Proteins encoded within one genomic window of Candidatus Thiodiazotropha endoloripes:
- a CDS encoding fused MFS/spermidine synthase, which yields MSDQSAATDSNRLRLLGFSLTVFLSSAALLVLEILAGRLLAPHIGVSLYTWTSIIGVILAGLSLGNWLGGVWADRGADGRVAGVAMALAGIYAILALPLMDGLGNLLAAQQVGLLGSSFVFAFTLFAPPAVAIGIVTPLLTTRALDLDPRAGHVVGRMHALAAIGSIVGTFATGYWLVQSFGSRAILFGTGVGLILLAAPFLLRLRPPVLVVLILITLASGILSLSQQGLRGSCDRESQYFCIRVVDRSSDAPFGQARGMVLDHLLHGINHDTDPRIIIAPYVHAIDELVYEHFDQRYDAGLDWFFLGGGSYTHPRAVQALSPESSVTVAELDPMVTLTAVEKLYLEPEAMRILHEDGRRALTAETGKFDVIVGDVFHDVAIPEHMVTLEFAEIVRQRLRPDGIYLMNIVDAFPDPRLVRAITKTLSEVFTHVDLWMEGVPGADRVTFVLSATNSERPPEIVQARFGFERTWFRVTEKLMELGKPLDQLPVLTDDYAPVERLIAGLLLGERD from the coding sequence CGTCTGTTGGGTTTCTCCCTGACCGTATTCCTCTCCTCAGCTGCATTGCTGGTGCTTGAGATCCTCGCCGGTCGGTTGCTGGCGCCCCATATCGGGGTGTCGCTCTATACCTGGACATCGATCATCGGAGTGATCCTCGCTGGCCTGTCACTCGGTAACTGGCTGGGTGGGGTTTGGGCGGATCGGGGAGCCGACGGGCGGGTGGCCGGCGTTGCCATGGCGCTGGCGGGCATCTATGCCATCCTCGCGCTGCCGCTGATGGATGGACTGGGCAACTTGCTGGCTGCGCAACAGGTGGGTCTGCTTGGATCGAGTTTCGTCTTTGCCTTCACCCTGTTTGCGCCACCCGCAGTGGCGATCGGTATCGTCACCCCCTTGCTGACAACCCGGGCCCTCGACCTGGATCCCCGGGCAGGGCATGTGGTTGGCAGGATGCATGCACTGGCGGCCATCGGTAGCATCGTCGGCACCTTCGCTACCGGGTACTGGCTGGTTCAGTCGTTCGGCTCCCGGGCCATTCTGTTCGGTACCGGTGTGGGACTGATCCTGCTCGCAGCACCCTTCCTGCTGCGGCTACGTCCACCCGTACTGGTGGTATTGATCCTGATCACGCTCGCCTCAGGCATTCTCAGCCTCTCTCAACAGGGGCTGCGTGGCTCCTGTGACCGGGAGAGTCAGTACTTCTGCATCCGGGTGGTCGATCGCAGCAGTGACGCCCCCTTTGGCCAGGCCCGCGGGATGGTGCTTGACCATCTGCTCCACGGCATCAACCACGACACCGATCCGAGGATTATCATTGCCCCCTATGTGCATGCCATCGATGAGCTTGTCTATGAGCACTTCGATCAACGTTATGACGCCGGACTTGACTGGTTCTTTCTCGGGGGAGGCAGCTATACCCACCCCCGAGCCGTTCAGGCGTTGAGTCCGGAGTCCTCTGTCACCGTGGCCGAGCTCGATCCGATGGTGACCTTGACCGCGGTGGAGAAGCTCTATCTGGAGCCGGAAGCGATGCGTATCCTACATGAAGATGGACGTCGGGCCCTGACGGCAGAAACCGGTAAGTTCGATGTTATCGTCGGCGATGTCTTTCACGATGTTGCGATTCCCGAGCATATGGTCACGCTGGAGTTTGCTGAAATCGTCCGCCAACGGTTGAGACCTGATGGTATCTATCTCATGAATATCGTCGACGCCTTTCCCGATCCCCGTCTGGTACGTGCCATCACCAAAACCCTGAGTGAGGTGTTCACCCACGTCGATCTATGGATGGAGGGTGTACCCGGCGCCGATCGGGTTACCTTCGTGCTGAGTGCCACAAACAGTGAACGACCGCCGGAGATCGTTCAGGCCCGATTCGGTTTCGAACGAACCTGGTTTCGGGTTACTGAAAAGTTGATGGAGTTGGGAAAACCGTTGGATCAGCTGCCGGTGCTTACCGATGACTATGCCCCGGTAGAAAGATTGATTGCCGGGCTTTTGCTTGGCGAACGGGATTGA
- a CDS encoding DMT family transporter: protein MYKPSNSSNQNNFTGSLWMTISMGCFAIEDTFLKIVTQTMSIGQLLIVFGLGGALIFTGMARFSGQNIFTKACFSRPMLTRILFEIMGRLFYVLALAYTTLSATTVILQAAPIFVVLGAALFFDEKVGWQRWTAIFIGLLGVVVIIRPGSESFSILSLFAVAGMLGFAGRDLASRAAPSTLGISILGFYGFVSIVIAGLLFSAWQNTPFITPDFSTSLYLLGAILFGVIAYSGLMKAMRTGDVSAVTPFRYTRLLFGVSLGVLLFGEPLSTPVVVGCCLIVISGIVILWSDKSQRSAA, encoded by the coding sequence ATGTACAAGCCATCCAATTCATCAAATCAAAACAATTTTACCGGCAGCCTGTGGATGACCATTTCCATGGGATGTTTCGCCATTGAGGATACTTTTCTTAAAATAGTCACTCAGACAATGTCCATCGGACAGTTGCTCATCGTTTTTGGTTTAGGTGGCGCTCTGATTTTTACGGGTATGGCACGCTTCAGTGGTCAAAACATTTTCACAAAAGCGTGTTTCTCAAGACCGATGCTGACACGCATCCTATTCGAGATTATGGGTCGGTTGTTTTATGTGCTTGCCTTGGCATACACCACGTTATCCGCCACTACCGTTATCCTTCAGGCTGCACCTATATTCGTCGTCTTGGGCGCTGCTCTGTTCTTTGATGAAAAAGTGGGATGGCAGAGGTGGACAGCGATCTTTATTGGCCTGCTGGGTGTGGTTGTCATTATCCGCCCAGGCTCTGAGAGTTTTTCCATCCTCTCCCTGTTCGCGGTTGCCGGAATGCTTGGGTTCGCTGGTCGCGATCTGGCCAGTCGGGCCGCTCCGTCAACGCTCGGCATTTCCATACTGGGCTTTTATGGCTTTGTATCGATCGTGATTGCCGGTTTGCTGTTCTCTGCCTGGCAGAACACGCCGTTTATCACTCCTGACTTCTCAACATCACTCTATCTACTGGGGGCCATATTATTCGGGGTTATTGCCTATTCAGGATTAATGAAAGCAATGCGCACTGGTGACGTTTCGGCGGTAACCCCATTCAGATATACAAGACTGCTGTTTGGTGTCTCTCTGGGCGTGCTGCTTTTTGGAGAACCACTTAGCACTCCGGTGGTTGTGGGTTGCTGCCTTATCGTCATCTCGGGAATTGTGATTCTCTGGAGTGACAAAAGCCAGCGATCAGCTGCCTGA
- a CDS encoding 4a-hydroxytetrahydrobiopterin dehydratase: MTGKQDETYSDEEIEARLKEALPNWYLEKGWIRRKYKTSGWKATLMVVNRVGHLAEAAFHHPDLTVSYAFVIVKLVTHSAKGVTNKDFELAGKIEEVVMWQPRLAEGALEGTPDDPRFKYIKYS; encoded by the coding sequence ATGACAGGCAAACAAGATGAGACCTACAGTGATGAAGAGATAGAGGCTAGGCTGAAAGAGGCGCTTCCGAATTGGTATCTGGAGAAGGGCTGGATCCGACGTAAATATAAAACCAGTGGCTGGAAAGCTACCCTGATGGTGGTAAATAGGGTAGGACACCTGGCGGAGGCCGCGTTCCATCACCCGGATCTCACCGTCTCCTATGCGTTCGTTATTGTCAAACTGGTGACCCACTCTGCGAAAGGCGTCACCAACAAGGATTTTGAACTGGCAGGCAAAATCGAGGAAGTGGTGATGTGGCAGCCCAGGCTTGCGGAGGGGGCCCTCGAAGGTACCCCCGACGATCCCCGTTTCAAATACATCAAATACAGTTGA